In Lepisosteus oculatus isolate fLepOcu1 chromosome 17, fLepOcu1.hap2, whole genome shotgun sequence, a genomic segment contains:
- the LOC102694506 gene encoding otoraplin, with the protein MLKLLDLVFVLTLLGSINQAVSGVMMEKLANMKLCADEECSHTISLATANDDYNAPDCRFINIKKGQLIYVYSKLLPEEGSGEFWSGSVYSDRYVEQMGIIGYFPSTLVTETHVFKEGSIEIPTTDIDFYCV; encoded by the exons ATGCTAAAGCTTCTCGACCTTGTGTTTGTTCTCACTCTGCTTGGCTCAATAAACCAAGCTGTTAGTGGAGTTATGATGGAAAAACTTGCAAATATGAAGCTCTGTGCAGATGAAGAATGTTCAC ACACGATATCCCTTGCCACAGCAAATGATGATTACAACGCACCTGACTGCAGATTTATTAACATAAAGAAAGGCCAGCTGATCTATGTTTATTCCAAACTactgcctgaagaaggctcaggaGAGTTCTGGTCTGGAAGT GTCTACAGTGACCGGTATGTGGAACAGATGGGAATCATTGGATACTTCCCCAGCACCTTGGTCACTGAAACCCATGTGTTCAAGGAGGGCAGTATTGAGATTCCCACAACC GACATTGATTTCTACTGTGTTTAA